The Asterias rubens chromosome 1, eAstRub1.3, whole genome shotgun sequence genome segment aaaagttaatggccaaCCACACAAAACTTTATAAATTTCTCCCCCAAATTGTTGATGgtattgttttcaaaacaagGGGCActcatcagctgaaaggttgcCCGTGTGGTAATTCTAGAAGCTGATTTTTTGCTTGCTTATAATGTAAGGTTGTTCAGCACCTCCGCCTCACTTAGGCATAACAAACACACGTCATGTTGGCGTAACaggccccccccaaaaaaaaaaacacaaaaaaaacagggtAGGTAGATAGGGATTAATTTTGGTTTCCCCCCTCCCAGCAACGGAAATGACATGTTTTCAATTGTTTAAACCGGTAGTATACatgataacaaaagaaaacaaggatacacacaacaaatagtacatttttaaactctttataacatttactttatttttatgtctttaatagattttaatcattaaattttttcccttgaaaaaataaaaatacccagGGTCGGCCgtatttttagggtaggtcgGGTTACGCCAACATAGCATTTGTTTGAATGCCTTATCATACACAAAAACAATGGCACCTTGATAACAGTGGCTGTGGTTTATTTCTCTGCCTTTCATCTCTGTTGACCCCAGAAACAGACCAGGCATTAAAGAACTGGCTTGTCTTtccctagccctggcggccttacactttcgtattgtactacagtgtacagaggaagagtcctttATAGGGCTAGTCTTTCCCTAACTGATTGCAGGGGTTTTCCCAGTTATTTTTTTCCTCCCACAACACTCATTTTGTGTGATAAGCCCACTCTTCTCctacctcttcagtctcctgactatgactagagcaagctagtcgaaacgttgagaccaattcagaactgactccgcggcagaaCAGTTAGTTACAAtcttataagctaaagtagtagtccagtctattttctataccatccaccctggtaatagttaaaaagcaggacagttcttttcagaactgagaagtctcccgaacctccgattatctactccgcggcagtagaataaacaagacagttctctaagaacaaactctacctggcaagtagatacacacatggtgttaccgcaaaccaaatatcgatacctcaccatgctatgcctcaaatcctataaacacTCGTTCTACTATTCACTTTGTTATAAGTGCAAATGGataagtaacaaaataaaataactaaaataaaataaatcatgtGAGTGAATCCACTCTTATATGGACTTAGAAATAGTTATTTGGAGCGTTACCATGAGTAATCTAAAGGTGGTTGTGGCTAGTTGAATCGGGTAACTACAATTCTGCATTTTagctttgaaaaaaatcaaaagggtCCTCAATGGTTCAAGCTAATTTTAGTGGTTTTTAATCATTATATTCATATGGTGTTTGGTGTATTTTGTACTTAActatgaacattttgtttaataatgatAGTAAGAACCCAGGtttaaagtatacctttggtttttggaaacgtttgattgttttaatcctgtataaatgtatacaataaaactcaTGCCAACaatctggagcagttatgtTCACGCAGGAAGACTAGTCCGTTATTAGAATACACAATTtatgcagaaacgtttctcagattgacatatttttgaatccctctctggAAGTACCTCAAGAAAATACAGAAtgactttttatattttcttaatAAAGTTACAGTTCTCAGGGAATCTCAATAGTATCTCTCTAAAGCAGTattcaaattatattttgtgATATATTTAAATTCTTCGTGTATTTATCACTTGCTAATAAAAAGAACGATGCaacaaaaacactgtgtgtCTTGTCTGTGACTTATTTTAGCCAGCCAGAAAAATTTGCAGAATTTTGATCATACTATGGCAATTCTAAGCTAATTGTGCAATGTAGAAATCTGTTTATATAGGTGTGTAAGGGAAGAATGCCTAGCAACATGGAGTACCACGCGCACAATCaagaattccctgctaacccgtgaaatacaatTGACcataagtgcagaattccctgcagagtcatgaaattgggccctggtttccTAAATCTTTTGCTCTAGTAGTTTTTAATGGtagaaaattgggcccagctcatCATGAAGCCAAGCACAATTTCGTTTTCACCTGTACTGATAAAGGGCTTCAGGATAAGCTTGTAAGCACATTAAAGAAATGATACACTTCATCGCTGTCGAACACGGCAACTTCTGTGTTGCACTTACTGCAACGTACAGGATGAAAATACTCCTGTTGATCCCCGCTGCTGCCGTTTGTCGCTGTCGATGGTGATGATGCGTCGGCTCTCTCCATCTGCATCTTATGTTTCTTCCTCCACTTCCGTCCCATCTTCTGCGGGACGCTGTACTTGAGACGCTCGGCACGGATAATGCTGCAGTTGAGGACGAACATTGCACGGTACTGGTGCGTGTACAGTTCATGACGCTGGCAATCCAAGCACAGCGTTGTTAAACACGCGGGACAGTTTAATACGGCGTCACTCTGTGGAATGGAGCTGTCTTTGATCTTCCTACCGTCAGGGGAACTATCATTGCTCATGTCCGGTGCGGCCGTTCCATTGGCACTCTGGTTGGGGTAGTACTTCTGACGTTGTTTGTTGACCCATTCTTGGTTTTGATCATCGATATCCGGGTCATATAGTAGTTCATCGTTGGTTAGTACACGGTGCTTCTGACGTCGCTTTTTGCCTGCAAAACATAATCGACATTAATTTGATGAGTTCCTGAAATAGaattaaaatttgtatatttatatttttacttatttataaaaatcaaataataaaccacaagggaaactgactgggtacattttatacatgattttgggttgaacaaagaaaaatttactagagcaggatttgaaccaacgacctccggtttaacgtgccggcgctttaccaactgagctatctagccctatgttggctgtctccctatttagtcaatatctttgttcgggggtgcctgtcagaagctaTTCAACCGCAAACTgcagtgtagccagggatcacacccagggatcacacccagaATCTTTACTTATTTATAaacatatatatttataaatttgaTCGATTGATACATTTCTATGTGGGGGGCGGGGGGGAACATTTAGGAAAAGGCAACATATTGGTGCAAGTATGAACAAAGTCAGGCCAAAGCTATTTTCTCTAAAGCatgatttgaacctgcgacctctggGTTCACATACTGCTCTAATTGGGTCATTGAAATGTTGAGCACTTAAAACAATAGTACAAAACAAGCACAAAATGGTTTTCTTACTTTGCTTGGATGTGCTGGCTTCTTCTTTCTCATCATCGGAATCAAAGTAGATGTCGCTATAGAAATCTTCCTCTGGAGGAGCCTCTTTGCTTGTTGGTTGGCTCTTGTCTTGATTACTGGGCGGCTGGCTGCAAGATGCCTGGTTTGATCCGACACTCTCTGCTGAACAGTCATATACATGGATTGAGGTAAGAATCACAATATTTGATGTGTTCTCTGTCtcaagcttaaaggcaaagtgtgCCATGAGTTACTTTATAGCTGATAAGTTTGGTGCGTATAGGAGGGATCTTTAGTAGGGCCGATACTTTATAGAGACAACAGAGGTAACTACCACAGATGCCCCTGGTAACTGCCtaggtgccccttgaaatgctccggtagAAAATCTAAATTTTCTTATCAAACAAGGCCTGTAtgattcgtttttgaaagggcaagggcaccaaggcattttctataGTCAAAGGGCAACCTTTATAAGGAAATAtcttctggagcatttcaagggcaccaaggcaatgaccagggggcatgaaggcaaccGCCTTCAATGcttccatgaagtatcaggcctgccttGTCATTGCCTGGATGCCCATTTAAATGCTCCAATAGGAATTTACAAATCTTTTATACAAaagagaaaataccttggtcttcttgccctttcaaacaaaCATATGTAGCATCAGGCCTGCTGTAGCTTATGACAAAAGGGGGTTAGGGTTCAATGGAAGCTGTCAATCATAGCGGGGGATAGAGTAACTTGGTCAGTACCCACCAGCTGCACTGGTAAACTGCTGCTGCTCATGTTGTCTCATAGTCTCATCTAGCTCTTTATCCATTTCTTTGTCGAACTCATCCTCGCTTGATTCTGACATCTCCAAGCTGCCTCGACTGATGCTTCTAGTCAGCTTTCTCTTCTGCTTCATCGTCCCATGGAGGAGAATTTCAAGCTCATCTTCAGAGctgataaatattaataataataataaattattgtaATAATGTTAAGTGTTTATATAGATAACTCCTTTACAAATATATAAAAGTGCTGAATAACCTTAGTGCTGAACAGGActtaagaaaagaaacaaagtaCAAAGACAGGGGATGTAAGAAAAAATGGCTGCTGTGAAGTAGTACAAAGCCTTAATTTCTGAACTAAATAACGAATGGGGGCTACTTTTCTAGAGGGTGACATTTAGCTGGGGGCGTCATTGTCACTCAGCAGGGGGCAACATTGGCTAGGCTAGGGGCGGCATTGTTAACTAACACTACAGGGCGACATTTGTCAGGCATGTCACTTTGTCAGGAGGCAAGCAGTTTAGTTTAGGCTCAATGGTTAAGGCTTAGGGGTAGGGGGGtgacggaaaagtttccgtatggcgccaccactttttcactcgatatgaaataatatactttagtatctaatttacgtttacctcaatgagatatccatttttgtaaaaatgaatgaaaggtggaggcgccatacggaaagttacccaAACAAATTAGTggtgcacaattttgtttttgaaaagttttgtttaccTAAAAACTATCAACAATAATGCATTTTTACTATCA includes the following:
- the LOC117298256 gene encoding E2F-associated phosphoprotein-like isoform X2, which translates into the protein MSFLSNLNRGLCEYDIIEDDSDQERGKDSSEDELEILLHGTMKQKRKLTRSISRGSLEMSESSEDEFDKEMDKELDETMRQHEQQQFTSAAESVGSNQASCSQPPSNQDKSQPTSKEAPPEEDFYSDIYFDSDDEKEEASTSKQSKKRRQKHRVLTNDELLYDPDIDDQNQEWVNKQRQKYYPNQSANGTAAPDMSNDSSPDGRKIKDSSIPQSDAVLNCPACLTTLCLDCQRHELYTHQYRAMFVLNCSIIRAERLKYSVPQKMGRKWRKKHKMQMERADASSPSTATNGSSGDQQEYFHPVRCSKCNTEVAVFDSDEVYHFFNVLTSLS
- the LOC117298256 gene encoding E2F-associated phosphoprotein-like isoform X1, with protein sequence MSFLSNLNRGLCEYDIIEDDSDQERGKDSSEDELEILLHGTMKQKRKLTRSISRGSLEMSESSEDEFDKEMDKELDETMRQHEQQQFTSAAAESVGSNQASCSQPPSNQDKSQPTSKEAPPEEDFYSDIYFDSDDEKEEASTSKQSKKRRQKHRVLTNDELLYDPDIDDQNQEWVNKQRQKYYPNQSANGTAAPDMSNDSSPDGRKIKDSSIPQSDAVLNCPACLTTLCLDCQRHELYTHQYRAMFVLNCSIIRAERLKYSVPQKMGRKWRKKHKMQMERADASSPSTATNGSSGDQQEYFHPVRCSKCNTEVAVFDSDEVYHFFNVLTSLS